The following nucleotide sequence is from Trifolium pratense cultivar HEN17-A07 linkage group LG2, ARS_RC_1.1, whole genome shotgun sequence.
CAATTTCTGGCTTTTAGTAGCTAACTGATGTCCTAGTTCACTCCTCAACTCTGAAAGAGTAGTATCTGCATTAACAGCCTACAAGCACAAATAGTTGACAACAAGATTTTTTATTAGTTCTAATTAAGAAAAGAGTAAAAACCACAACAAAGACTCGATCTATGCAAATGTAATAAAATCTAGATAGTTTGTAAGATGGAAGACATAGAAAGAGATTAAACGAAAGAAATATCAGACATACCAGGCAGTGACCATATGCACCGTTTCCAAGGGCGATTTCATATGATTTGCTGAGACACTCatcaattaatttttgcttatgcGACAAGCTCACCATGCCTTGGCTAATAACATTATCCAAGTCCAATGAAAGCAACTGCCATAATTTAGAAAAATGTCAGTTAATTTAAGTATCTAATAGTGCATTTGGATTACGCGGTAGCGACATCCAAACATGACACGGGATGATGTCGATTTGAAAGTTTAAGATGTTTGCAAATTTGTATTAGCCCTTCAAATTTAAGGTTGATCAGAAGCAATAACCTTAACATATAGTACATGCCAGAATTTATAggagaaaagcaaaaaaaataaaattctccTTATGTCAAGTTACCTGGTCAAACAGGGAAGGGTTTATCCGAGCATCAAATTCAATCTTCAAATCCTTCAAACCACTGGTAAAAGCTTTGCTATTCTGAAGTCTCCACCTCCAAAGGTCCACGTCTTCAATATACTGAAAAAGTTGTCTCGCACGCTCGAACTCACCAAGCACTGAAGGTTGGTTCACCACAACGCCGACATCAGGATTCACAAGCTTTTCTTTGAAGTAGTCAAAAGCAATAGTAGCCCCACTTCTATCCATGTCAATAACCTTAATCACATTCTCTCCAAGTGAAGTATCTTCACTACAAAGGCTCTCAAGTGCAGTTTTGTGATGGTCCAAAATAATCACTCTAGAGGCACAACAAAACGACCTTAGTTGATGCAATCAAATATTCCTCAATTCTTAGATCATCACAATAACAAAATAATCAATAATGGCTTGAATATATTTTTCGCAATTTCGCTACATAAATATCAGACTATCAGGTTTTGCTTTTAGCCTCCATTAAAAATTGTCAGCTTTAGTCCTCATAATATTTGTTCAAGTTGCTTACATATAGTCCCtgtttgaataaacaacttatttgcagcttatagcacacACATTTATCATGATAaacacttatgtataagctatttctatagaagataaaataaagttaaattatttttatataagctataaactattttcataagttatcttgGAGAACTTGTGAAagtaagctgaaaacagcttatgaacatTGCCATAAGTTGATTTCATAAGTTCTAGCGAATAGTCTCATAATATATGAACCATATTGACTTTGGTCTCTGAATTATAGGGATTTAAATTCTCTCCGATTCCATCGCATCCACCCATTTCCGATTCTTCCCATGCACGAACTCGCCCACGCCTATCAATATCGCAGACTCGCACGATCTCACAAGTTGGATCGCGATTTTGACTACCAGCATTCCTACATTTACTTACATTTGGTgcaaatatgacaaaattgaccttaaaaataaactaaatgtAGGTGAATGTAGGATTGTTGAATGTATAGAATCCAAATCCGAATAATAGACCACGTCAGAACCAGGGTTTTAAATGAAGGCCCGCAACATAACGGTTTTCGATCTTTCCAAAATTGCAATGTGACTTCATTTGAGGCAGCATAGGCCAATTTGAGCA
It contains:
- the LOC123910159 gene encoding uncharacterized protein LOC123910159, yielding MNMKKGCSAAILYHYPCPDGVFAALAAHLYFKATSSFSPLFFPNTVYSPLRVEDLPLSEISDLYLLDFVGPPGFVQEISTKVPRVIILDHHKTALESLCSEDTSLGENVIKVIDMDRSGATIAFDYFKEKLVNPDVGVVVNQPSVLGEFERARQLFQYIEDVDLWRWRLQNSKAFTSGLKDLKIEFDARINPSLFDQLLSLDLDNVISQGMVSLSHKQKLIDECLSKSYEIALGNGAYGHCLAVNADTTLSELRSELGHQLATKSQKLKLRGIGAVVYNVPELENDQKLKISLRSVENEDTTPISQEFGGGGHRNASSFMLKSEEFEQWKVSLIVS